A window of Watersipora subatra chromosome 10, tzWatSuba1.1, whole genome shotgun sequence genomic DNA:
gatTCGATCAAACCGAAACacaactgtaaagtagtgagcatctataattgataggggtcttcggtaaaaccctaAGTATTTGTCattaactagtgctacgataagttacatattgagctttttattggcctttcaattcacgtgagaacatcacgtgacaaggcaataaccaaactgtaatgactacgtcaaataaataaacagattccaatctacagcggcttttcatttttgagcttttaagagcttgtaatcacatttccacatatttggcatctacaacacaacagagtaaaacatcgtaaattttttgataccaaataactgtaatgtgaattttgttgcaagtcaacctttaagtaagaGTATACGCTTGTGAACAACAGTAATGATATAGCATCCTATTATTAACCTTTCAGCATATATTTAGAGATAGCTTCGCAGACATGAGGCTAGCATAAATATTTTCCAGCATTCTACAAGCTCACAAGAGGTTAGCGACTTATGATAAGTCAAAATAAATGGCAATTCAGCCTGAAAACTGGCTTCAGCAGCAGGAGATGTAACAAAAGTACATATTTTTGCCTTCTGCAAATACCTAGCACTGTTCTATGTGCCTACCAGACGAATGACGCTGTAAGAAGCACACATTACATTGTTTGATCACAATAAATGTACTTTTAAAGCTGCTGTTAGATAAAAAGCGATGCTTTTGCTCCATCTCCACAGCAAATTTTTTCTCATTTCAATGGAAGGTAAACATTCTATCTTCAAGCCCAGACTTCTACCTTAAGCAAGAATGGCTTGCATTTTAAACAGTGTTAAATAAGAATACTGTTCTTGAACATACATGAGACGCTATTTTGTGAATATGAGCGTAATTTTAAGAAAAATCAAGCGAAAGATTTTTAGCAATGTTTTGTTGCGTTAATATGCAtcgcaaaaacaataaaaaatgaaagcAGCATAAAATATAGTAGAAAAGAAAACCTTGCAGATGTATTGAGGAGATGGAACAAGAACATAACGAATCTTGTCGACGATAAAATTCGCTTTTTATTACCGAAACCGGCTTTGAAAACAAATCAACTTTTATGACAACGAGTATACAACCTCTGCAAAATCAAGACAGGTTGTGTCGAACTAAAAGCATAAATCAAGCATAAGCATAGCCACCATCATACAAGGCGTTTAAAAACTATGCCATCAATCCATTAAAATAGATAACAGCGTACCAGCTATAAACTATATTGAGAATAAGtgaacaataatatataataataataattatatgagAAATGGTGTAAATGTAGATCTATAGCAAATGATGAACTATCAATACGGTGACATGAAATTTATTACCGTTTAGATGAGCAATTCGAGTAGCTACCATTTCGATACAATATCAGTACAAAATTGCATTTCTATTTGGTCGAACACCATGTCATTTATCTCAATTTATGGGGTCGACTTGAAACCCAGCAACATTTAGGATAAATGACCATTAACATAAGTTACTGTATTTATGTAGTTGCATATTTACACGTCTTCGGGTCGGTTCCCTCTGTTCTATCAATAATACCATATTCTTCATTATATAAAAATCCATTAGCACACAGAAACGATCTAGAAATGATTCACAATGATCACTTCACGATGAGCTGCACGTTTACTGACAGGATTACAGCAAGAGAAGGTGGAGATTGTGAATCAATGATCTCCTACCTGGAAAGTTGCAGATTTAAGGAGTTTTATTGGAGAAGCGGTCAACGGAAATTTATGATTGCTACTAAAGATTGCAGAGAAATTTGTAAAGTTAAACTTAGCAGGTAAACAAATAGAGAAATATCTACAGATTTGTCAACCTGTTATAGTCCGAGTTATTAGCTTTTGAAAAACATGAAAAGCTCATCGATTACGCTTTCAATATGGTAATGTGCAAACAACTCTCAAGATGATAACGGTAACGTCAAGCAGTGATTTTACGAGCTAAAAGCTCGGTTCGTACGAACTAATCTCTAACCTTATATTCACTGCTAACATAGAATTTTCTTTTTGACAACTCAAGTAATTCATGCAGTGAATAATCAAAGTATGAATAGCAAAAAATATCCAAGCCTAGATCTGATAACTCTGTCATTTCCAACAAACCAATCTGTGTGGAGAACCAATACACCATTACAAGAGTTATGTAATTTTATCCTATACTATTTCAAAACCAATAGTAGACACACAAAATTGGGTAGCAAATCAAATCAATGCAGGACTATTCACAGTTTGATATTAACTGTGAAGAGCCCAAAGTTCACAAAATAGATAGCATGTACACTATGATATAGTAGCAGTCATTAATATGAAAAACCTAGTATTAGTTTGTATAAACTGTACGCGGATGACAAATGCTTGATATTTGACTTAAGGGTCCTGTACACTGGCTTCAAGATTAGCTATATCTGATAAATACAAAACCGTCTCATTTTGTGTCATAGTTGTTGGAACAGATACAACTTGGTCGATTTCAGAGGCAACTGGATCACCCGAAGCATCTGCCATAGCAGAAACGGTAACAGTCGAGGCACCTTCAATAAAGCTTTCAATCACACCAACTTTTGAATCGCCGGCATTCGACGGATTTCTGGTATCATCTGAAGGAGCAATCAGCTCTTCAACGGTGGAATCCATAGCAACCGTTGCGTCATCCTCACCAGTAGCTGCGCTGGGGGTTGTGACAGACGGGTCAGGCATAGGGATTCCCGGATGCTGTTTCATCACATGATTCTTTAAATTACGCTTGTTGGCAAAACCAGCTTTGCATACGGGACACTTGTTTCGCGAGCCATCGGCATGCACTCGTCTCACGTGAGCTCTTAGTTTAGATATGCGCTCGCACACAAAATCACAAAGCTTGCACTTGCACATAAGGATGGGGGTATAGTCTATGTCCCCTCCGACTATATGCTTCTGTTCAATCTTCCTGCGAGCATCCTTAAGGTCAGGTGGCATCGGAGTATTAGGATGCTCCTCTCGGATATGCTTCGCCATTGTCGATGGATAAATGCTTTTCATAGAACAATCCGGACAATTCAACATTGGTTTCGATTCATGATCTTTATGATGACTGCGAAGAGTTATCTTTCGGTAAGTCTGAAAACTGCACTCGGAGCATTGATAGACGACCTTCTTAAGGTGAACAGCGTTAATATGATCTTCGACTTCATACTTTGCATCTCGGCCATACGGGCAGTAAGGACACTTATGATCAAACTCGCCTGTGTGCTTCATGTGCACATGACGTTTGAGCACATCCTTGTGATTAGCCCGGTAGTCGCAGTAGGGACATCTAACGTCCTTGGCATTGGTGTGAACACGGTTAACATGGCGTTTGAGCAAGCAAGCCTGCGGTGAGTAGAAATCGCAGTGTTCACACTTGAACCGTTTCGTCTTCAAATGGACATTGTCGACGTGAGTTTTAATGTTCCAAGGGTAGCGTGACGTGTAATCGCAGTATTCACATCCATATGGTCGTTCAGCAGCGTGGTTGTTCTTCTGATGAACGTTGAGACGCTCACGGGTGTCTGTGGCAAAGTCGCACAGCTTGCATTTGTATGAATTAAGGCCGAATCCTGTCGAGAAGCTTGAGGAGGCATCTAGATTTTTCTGCTCATCTTGCTAAACAAGAAACAGATTAGTACTAAGGGTGTCAACAGCGTATATACacaactagctgtgcctcccggcgttgcccaagtatttaaaatcagcttataaacaatgagaagtgatgagagttgcctaccacttgctattagcctggcacattgccaatggaaattggtattaaaaatcaacttagaatgagaatgagaagtaatgaaagTTGTCTGCCATATGCTGGCaactggcaggcaactctccagcaagtggcaggctaTTGCCATGTGGCCCGGCACATTGCTAATAGAAAATttcactaagctagttaatatgGTAAGCTTCTAATGTCGGTAGGCCCATGACATTGCATAAGCGTTGTCCAGCtacgctattctaataatagctatagctggacaatcaaaacGACGAATACAaacaccaactttgagaaatatatatagataaataagtGGTCATCCCACTGCTAAGTGCACTCCACGCTCtgaaagtgtttagtattataAATTACTAGCGTTGCAATAGGTTAACTGTACTTCTTTTGGTTTTATGTTCTTTTTTGGAGTCGGTACAGTTCAGTTTCGCGGTTCTGCACTTTAGGTGACTGGTTGATTTTTTACCGccagtcacctgaagagtgcagaAGCATGAAACAGAACTGTACTGACTCAATTGATGAAAATCAATTTAGTCAGTACAGACAGTTTTggacattttatattttactataattcACTCTGCACAGCGTATatattgctttttctttgttatTTTTCATGAAACTAGCATttctaatgataataaatatatttatttgtatagcATAGTCCCTCAAATAGGCTACCACTTGCAATGGTAATCACTGTTCCGTAAAAGTGTAAATTAAGTTACGACTCTTTTAATAACCCATCCGCATATCTTTGCCAAATCTCGACACAAAAATTTAATCCATTCTGATGTCTGCAATGTATAAACTGTTGTACGTTGGAGCAAACATTCACATTAGAATACATCATGTtttattagtttgttacaaagccaaagaaaacaatgataaacatgataaataaagagaagttTCAATTGCTCCCCTAAAGGCACTAACAGGAAGTAGAGACTTGACAATGCTTAGACACACTAACAGGAAGTAGGGACTTGACGACGCTTAGACACACTAACAGGAAGTAGACACTTGACGACGCTTAGACACACTAACAGGAAGTAGAGACTTGACAATGTTTAGACACACTAACAGAAAGTAGAGACTTGACAACGCTTAGACACACTAACAGGAAGTAGAGACTTGATAATGCTTGGATTGAGTATTAGAGTGagttatagatatacatgacaTTGCTGATATTATATAGTTTAAAGTAAtttattttctatatttttatgtattagtTTTTACCGGTGTCTTTAATTCTACTTGCGCAACTATAAAAGTTCAAGAAACTTCAGAGGTCATATATAGAAAATACTTCACTTGTTAAAACAAATCTTtcctgaaatttttgtgctgcaTATTGAAAAATAAGTATGCAGAGGTGATCTCGAATCAAAGTTGGACAGTTGTGCTAAAATCACATGAATGTTTAACACAAATAAGATAATTAATAACGGTTCGTGAGCCGGTCGACAAAAGGAACCACAGGGACACCTGTATCATTACTTACATTGACTGCAACGCCGGTGGGATTGGCTGCGGCATCGGTAGCACCTTCTACAACACCACAAATGCCAACCTTGTAGACAATAGTTTCAACAGCTGGTAATGAAAGTGAGAAGAAATGGCGGTATCAGAAGGCTATAACTGCTGTTTGTCAGCAAACCTCAGTCCTAGAATGTTACATTTGGTTCACAGAATTGAATGGTTGTCTTCATCCTCCGCTCATTTCGACATTCCTCAGTCTTATTACCTAGCGTAACTTGATACACAATGTTTTAAAAGAATTACAAACCAACACACAACTCGCTTCATCAAGTCAAAGAGATAAACAACATGATGAATACCAAATAATGGTGGAATTTCCAACCATTAAATCTATAAATCTCTCTAGAGATTACATCTGTGTAATCATGCAATGCATCAGCGAGGTATACGATCACCTCATAGCATCTGATAAACCTTTTTGGAGAGAGTTTATGTGTATGCTCGATGCACCTCATAGCATCTGATAGTTTCTGACATTCTTTTCATGAATGATAAGTTTTTCCTTATGCGATTCTATTTGTCTTGTTTTATATGTTTGTGTTTGTTTCTCTGCCCTGACATAGTTTTCATAGCTTTTTGAGTAGGTTTGATAAAGTGATATGATTTGACTAGTTACTGATTAAAACGGTTTTTAAACATAGTTTTTCAAAAGAATTAACCTATCATGTACAGACTCATGATCAAGCTCCATCAGGACGTCTGTACTGCTGGTTCATAGTTCAGCAACAACAACAAGGTTAAACAGGCTAATGGTCTTCAAGGTACAAATGCTAACCTTTGCTTTTGTCAAGAAAAATAGTGACGGAACCTGGCGTTGTTTTTTCATAGAAGTTTGGTCTCGGTACAGGCTTTTTCTTCTCACTTATGTCCGATGCAGTGGCTTCAACAACACTCGATGGCAATGCATTTACAACAGGAAGCCGCGCTTTCGCCTGTAATGAAgattaatattaaaatagacGACACAAACTTTTTAGGCAAAGAATTCAAacctaaagatgaacttacacaaatttcTAGAAGATTCCGAAGATGATAACAAAATGATaagaacaagatgatgataacaatgataatttgaCGACAAGATAAACTAGCTGcataaaaaattatcatttcTTATGCAGCTTGTTTATCTTGCCGTCAAATGTTTGCTCTCCTATTCCAAGATTTGCTTTCATTCATACTTGATTAGTGTATGACTCTTTTTAGTTCAAAATTTAAATGTTCTCATAGTCTGCCATTaaaaaaacttacacaaaattttagtagatttgatcagaaagtgtcagtatttttctatcattatcgattgtttttgatgtttgaggtagattgccaggatgtttcaaaattaaaatcgaaaaaacttgatcacagttaaaatgcttAAAAGATAAATAGGTACTTGCGAAATGATGTCGctaattgttatcattgctatagttgataatGGCTATAGCGGTCAAGTTATAGCGTTACGTGTCTTCATTCTGTCGGTGCCTTTACAACTATAGgcatcataatcgcactttcccCTTGATGTGAGCATTTTAAcgacaatcaagttttgttgattttaatattgaaacatcctggcagtcagatcacatcacacatcaaaaacttttgcaaatgaTAAGAAAATACTATGAAAAATGATAGaatcaacaaatattttgtcCAAGTTTATCATTAAAGAAAGGCTAAAAATACCTCTCTTAGAGTGAACTGCCGATGCGCTTTGGCTACATTCAATTTGAAGAGTCGCTTTTGCTGCCGCAAGTACTCAGTTTGGGGGGTGCTGAGGACTTTGAGCCAAAAGGCTGTCTCTCCAATGGCACAGTCTCCATCCCATGTCGTTGACTCGACCAGACACGACTCTGCAAAGAACACTCCTTTATTCAATAAGGTTCTACATAGCGATGGGACGCAAAAAATTCAGTTAACCAGcaaaataattttccatttacaCATAATACTTTAAGTATGGTACAAACGGAATCAAGGAGCCATGACCAACTGGTTTTAGTACAGACAAAGCCTCATGGAGTTTAGTGTATTATGTTATGGAAAATCAATCCAGTGTGTCCAAACCTTTGTAATATTTCACACACAATTGTGTTATTGTCCACCCGATGGGTGAACGCTAGCCAAAAGCTAAAgccacatacatgtacgtatatctTTAGACATTTACCTCTTTTTGGTCAAAAAATGATAAAGCGTTGACAGAAGCGTTGCGCTAGATCCTTTCCTTATCATCACAAAAAACAAAAACCCTCGCCCAATGATAGGCTATATACAAAGTCTATTGCAGCTGTCACAACAAGAGACTCCTTCCACTGTTGGTAACATCTGTTCAACATTACTGTTGACCAAATATGTTTATGAACAGTTCCAAAGAGCATGGCCATGTGCATGACAAGAATGCACACTAAGACAAAAAACAACACAGCTGTTCACCTGTGAGATGGAGCGCCAAAGACTCATCGTTCTGATAAAACGTAGCGGGAAAAAGAAGTGCCAAGTGCTCAGGAGCCAACCTCTCTTCCACAAATGGGTCGACCAAATCTTCCATGGTCAACTATTCGATCTGCAACAAGTAGGAATTAAAGTCTTTGATGTCTATTTATAGTAGGAGCACGGATGGTGTACTACAGACAACATCTGGACACCAATCTTAATTCACAAAGTCAATACTCATCGGATATAGCATGCGAGAAAAATATgcataattttattagttttagtgGAACTCGTCATCAACTGCAGCTAAGTAGTATAGTGGAGCCTCTACTTATGAAATTAAATCATTCTGGAATACATTTCGTAggtataaaattttgtaaatagaaaCGGGTTTTATTATATACGATAAATCTGTTCTAACCTCTAAGAGCACTCAAAAGTTGGacattatatttgtataaattatgaATACATGTCATGGTTAAAACCTGTGACTAAAACTCTGCGCATGTCAGAATTATActacataataaatagaaaaagtaCGAATGCAAAGAAGAAAAAGCCcagaaataatgaataaaaactatGAATGGTTTGTTTGCTTACTTTTCGCCTTGGCCGTCTAAATGAGGAAAAACCGCCAGGAGTGAGAAGATGGCGGTTAGAGGAGGTGGGTGTTGTATTGTCTTAGTTTTGTTTTACTCAGAATATATGTTTTAAGGATGTAagtaaaaagatttatttacacCAGCACTATCTGCAAAACTGTATGTCATCTTACAAGAAAGACAAAACTTGAATTGCTAGAAACTGACATTGTCCTACTTTGAATGTAAACTTAAACAAAATCTGAGTTGTTCATGTCATGTATGATGATAAC
This region includes:
- the LOC137407305 gene encoding zinc finger Y-chromosomal protein 2-like, which codes for MEDLVDPFVEERLAPEHLALLFPATFYQNDESLALHLTESCLVESTTWDGDCAIGETAFWLKVLSTPQTEYLRQQKRLFKLNVAKAHRQFTLREAKARLPVVNALPSSVVEATASDISEKKKPVPRPNFYEKTTPGSVTIFLDKSKEGATDAAANPTGVAVNQDEQKNLDASSSFSTGFGLNSYKCKLCDFATDTRERLNVHQKNNHAAERPYGCEYCDYTSRYPWNIKTHVDNVHLKTKRFKCEHCDFYSPQACLLKRHVNRVHTNAKDVRCPYCDYRANHKDVLKRHVHMKHTGEFDHKCPYCPYGRDAKYEVEDHINAVHLKKVVYQCSECSFQTYRKITLRSHHKDHESKPMLNCPDCSMKSIYPSTMAKHIREEHPNTPMPPDLKDARRKIEQKHIVGGDIDYTPILMCKCKLCDFVCERISKLRAHVRRVHADGSRNKCPVCKAGFANKRNLKNHVMKQHPGIPMPDPSVTTPSAATGEDDATVAMDSTVEELIAPSDDTRNPSNAGDSKVGVIESFIEGASTVTVSAMADASGDPVASEIDQVVSVPTTMTQNETVLYLSDIANLEASVQDP